One Nitrospirota bacterium DNA segment encodes these proteins:
- a CDS encoding ChaN family lipoprotein yields MRMNTAISLHILALCKVLLLVPAVFLALQTFSQQEVGAETRVFRLKDRKNISYTQMIQEIRNADLVLIGEVHTQASHHRNQLRIIEALHGTKTPLAVGFEMFTAENQKILDRWVAGTLSSNAFIDSYYRNWNYPWTLYRDIFLYLRKKKIPAIGLNLPPEITRKVSTSGFASLTKEELAKLPPETGCAVDEKYMKFIRRAYAMHGHGGKEFIYFCEAQLLWDQTMARNLLKFKKKNPKKTVVALTGNGHAWKRGIPEQVRALSPGTKYRVILPYIPNYIEPRLVNAEDADYIVLQ; encoded by the coding sequence ATGCGCATGAATACGGCAATATCACTGCATATTCTTGCCCTGTGCAAAGTGCTGCTGCTGGTCCCTGCAGTGTTTCTTGCCCTGCAGACCTTTTCGCAGCAGGAGGTCGGCGCCGAAACCAGGGTCTTCCGGCTGAAAGACCGCAAGAACATCAGCTATACACAGATGATACAGGAAATCAGGAATGCCGATCTTGTCCTCATCGGCGAGGTGCATACGCAGGCATCCCATCACCGGAATCAGCTTCGCATCATAGAGGCGCTGCACGGCACAAAAACCCCTCTGGCTGTCGGGTTTGAGATGTTCACCGCAGAAAACCAGAAAATTCTCGACAGATGGGTAGCCGGCACGCTCTCATCAAACGCCTTTATTGACAGTTACTACAGAAACTGGAATTACCCGTGGACACTTTACCGGGATATCTTTCTTTATCTGAGGAAAAAGAAAATCCCTGCAATCGGCCTGAATCTGCCCCCTGAGATCACCCGCAAGGTCTCCACCTCCGGGTTTGCCTCCCTCACGAAAGAAGAGCTTGCAAAACTTCCTCCCGAAACAGGCTGTGCGGTGGACGAGAAATATATGAAGTTTATCCGGAGGGCGTATGCGATGCACGGACATGGCGGCAAGGAATTCATCTATTTCTGCGAAGCGCAGCTTCTCTGGGACCAGACGATGGCGCGGAATCTCCTGAAGTTCAAAAAGAAAAACCCGAAAAAGACGGTCGTTGCGCTGACAGGGAACGGGCATGCTTGGAAACGCGGCATCCCCGAACAGGTACGCGCGCTGTCTCCCGGGACCAAATACCGGGTAATTCTGCCGTATATCCCCAATTACATCGAGCCCCGGCTTGTCAATGCCGAGGACGCTGATTATATTGTGCTGCAGTAA
- the moaA gene encoding GTP 3',8-cyclase MoaA produces the protein MNSLRDNFARTIDYLRVSITDRCNLRCSYCMPSDGIVPIEHKEILRYEEIYRVLRIAAGSGVRKVRITGGEPLIRKNVSRLISLIKSIRELSDLSVTTNGILLEPLAEELAAAGLFRVNVSLDSLRPDRYREITRGGDIDAVFRGIGAAEKAGLLPVKINMVPIKGLNDDEIADFARMTFEHPYQVRFIEFMPFGAQGIWKPEKFIPVEEIKNIIHKVGRISPVSVRKSGPARYFRFDGAPGVLGFISPLSNHFCGECNRLRLTADGKLRPCLFSESEIDLKPALRSDAPDHEIERLLRLSIAVKPEGHRVHIQNAGLRAIMNAGKASSRTMSKIGG, from the coding sequence ATGAACAGTCTCAGGGATAATTTTGCGCGCACGATAGACTATCTGCGCGTCTCCATTACCGACAGATGCAACCTTCGGTGCTCCTACTGCATGCCTTCGGACGGCATCGTCCCGATTGAGCATAAAGAAATCCTCCGCTATGAGGAGATTTACAGGGTCCTCAGAATCGCAGCCGGAAGCGGCGTCAGAAAGGTCAGAATAACCGGCGGGGAACCCCTCATAAGAAAAAATGTCAGCCGCCTTATTTCCTTAATAAAGAGCATTCGGGAACTCAGCGATCTCAGTGTAACGACAAACGGCATACTGCTTGAGCCCCTTGCGGAAGAGCTTGCTGCCGCCGGTTTGTTCAGGGTGAATGTCAGCCTCGATTCATTAAGGCCTGACAGGTACCGGGAGATCACGAGGGGAGGGGATATCGATGCGGTTTTCAGGGGGATTGGCGCTGCAGAAAAGGCAGGCCTTCTGCCGGTTAAGATCAATATGGTCCCCATTAAGGGACTCAATGATGATGAGATTGCCGATTTTGCGCGTATGACCTTCGAACATCCCTATCAGGTAAGATTCATCGAGTTCATGCCGTTCGGCGCACAGGGCATCTGGAAGCCTGAAAAATTTATCCCTGTGGAAGAGATCAAGAACATCATTCACAAGGTCGGACGCATCAGCCCCGTTTCCGTCCGGAAATCAGGCCCTGCCCGCTATTTCAGGTTCGATGGCGCACCGGGAGTTCTCGGCTTCATCAGCCCGCTCAGCAACCATTTCTGCGGGGAATGCAACCGCCTCAGGCTGACCGCCGACGGCAAGCTCAGACCCTGCCTCTTCTCGGAATCCGAGATAGACCTGAAACCCGCGCTGCGCAGTGATGCGCCGGATCATGAAATAGAGCGGCTTCTCAGGCTTTCTATCGCGGTGAAACCCGAAGGGCACAGGGTGCATATACAGAACGCCGGACTCAGGGCGATCATGAATGCAGGGAAAGCGTCTTCCCGCACCATGTCGAAAATCGGGGGATAA
- the ybgF gene encoding tol-pal system protein YbgF: protein MLVRQDVSKLQRDTLSARDDLNKLKDRTTGVAREESVNVMRESQAEIQSTLSGLSRDLQQLSGKFEENKYFMEKTLKTSVSEMDLLKVQITGMEGQFKEIKTRLAALEEQVKQQREALKEQQKEEAVSGEPRKEMPTEKSAKPADKAARYEDAYATFKNKNYRQARSKFEEFIKDFPKDDLTDNAYFWIAETYYNEKDFEGAILAYETLLKKYPNSQKAPGALYKQGLSFLEIGDRKTGKVLLEQLVERFPKSREAELAKKKIEESEKKNVKKKQ, encoded by the coding sequence ATGCTTGTCAGGCAGGATGTCAGCAAACTGCAGAGGGATACGCTCTCTGCGCGGGATGACCTGAACAAATTGAAAGACAGGACGACGGGGGTTGCGAGGGAGGAGTCTGTAAACGTGATGCGGGAAAGCCAGGCCGAGATTCAGTCCACGCTTTCGGGGCTTTCACGTGACCTCCAGCAGTTGAGCGGCAAATTCGAAGAGAACAAGTATTTTATGGAGAAGACGCTGAAAACCTCCGTATCCGAAATGGACCTCCTGAAAGTGCAGATCACGGGCATGGAAGGACAGTTCAAGGAGATCAAAACCAGGCTTGCCGCGCTTGAAGAGCAGGTGAAGCAGCAGCGTGAAGCCCTGAAAGAACAGCAGAAGGAAGAGGCAGTGTCAGGAGAGCCACGGAAGGAAATGCCGACGGAGAAATCGGCAAAGCCTGCCGATAAGGCTGCGCGGTATGAGGACGCATATGCAACGTTCAAGAACAAGAATTACCGGCAGGCGAGGTCCAAATTCGAAGAGTTTATTAAGGACTTCCCGAAGGATGATCTTACAGACAATGCATATTTCTGGATAGCGGAGACATATTATAATGAAAAGGATTTCGAGGGAGCGATCCTTGCCTATGAGACACTCCTGAAAAAGTATCCGAACAGCCAGAAGGCGCCCGGCGCCCTCTACAAGCAGGGCCTTTCATTCCTCGAGATAGGAGACCGGAAGACGGGGAAAGTGCTCCTTGAGCAGCTCGTGGAGCGTTTCCCGAAATCGAGGGAGGCAGAGCTTGCGAAGAAGAAGATAGAGGAATCAGAAAAGAAGAATGTAAAAAAGAAACAATGA
- the pal gene encoding peptidoglycan-associated lipoprotein Pal, with protein sequence MKKLFVCALLAAALIAAGCAQKKVVQPTQPGAAEQAQQPQMQPRSVAPEATDERRGVFRPEERITEQQMAKVETKEEAPRYREERGLFQDIYFDYDQYDISAEAKAVLQNVASWLLKNTSAKLSIEGHCDDRGTSEYNLALGDRRAKAARDYLIALGIASSRIEMVSYGEEKPMCTEATEACWAKNRRDHFVVLR encoded by the coding sequence ATGAAAAAGCTTTTTGTATGTGCGCTCCTCGCAGCGGCGCTTATTGCTGCCGGGTGCGCGCAAAAGAAGGTCGTGCAGCCGACTCAGCCGGGAGCGGCTGAACAGGCGCAACAACCGCAGATGCAGCCGCGGTCTGTTGCACCCGAAGCCACTGATGAGAGGCGGGGGGTGTTCAGGCCCGAGGAAAGGATTACCGAACAGCAGATGGCAAAGGTGGAGACAAAGGAGGAAGCCCCCCGGTACAGGGAGGAAAGAGGACTGTTCCAGGATATCTATTTCGACTATGATCAGTATGATATTTCTGCCGAGGCAAAAGCTGTCCTGCAGAATGTTGCGTCATGGCTTCTGAAAAACACCTCAGCAAAGCTCTCGATAGAGGGCCATTGCGATGACAGGGGAACAAGCGAATACAACCTCGCACTCGGCGACCGGAGGGCAAAGGCAGCAAGGGACTATCTTATCGCCCTGGGAATCGCATCCAGCCGTATCGAGATGGTCAGCTATGGTGAGGAGAAGCCCATGTGCACTGAGGCAACAGAAGCCTGCTGGGCAAAGAACAGGCGTGATCATTTTGTCGTGCTGAGATGA
- the tolB gene encoding Tol-Pal system beta propeller repeat protein TolB: MTNACDIHGSVCGFWRVLLLLVAVCCLPCTVAEAKVYIDISSPASKKLPIAVQEFSGPFGEEISDTIRDDLDFTGLFAYIDKNAHIETASQPFNPKNWTPLGAEAVVKGSAREGQEIVVSVTLYDVFEGKEILRKEYKAAKGLIRPVSHAIANDIYHALTGEAGIFRSRIAFVGDTKGEKSLYLMDWDGHRVTKTGLQGNIILSPRWARDGSRLLYSLERNRQWGIYLLDFTSMVERKVFSAKGTNMAGDFYPDGNDIIISSSRDGTPDLYSVEIKSGAATKLTSSYGIDVSPSFSPDGRYIAFVSDRGGSPQVYTMRRDGTEVKRVTFEGAYNTSPAWSPKGDKLVFSGRRGTNQIFTVSPDGTDLMQLTTSGNNEEPSFSPDGRYITFSSDRDGMKGVYIMRANGESQKRVISRSIRAYNPRWSPK; encoded by the coding sequence ATGACGAACGCATGTGATATTCACGGTTCAGTCTGCGGATTCTGGCGAGTTCTTCTCTTGCTGGTTGCTGTCTGCTGCTTGCCGTGTACTGTTGCCGAGGCGAAGGTCTATATAGACATCTCATCGCCTGCCTCGAAAAAACTCCCGATTGCGGTCCAGGAATTCTCCGGCCCGTTTGGCGAAGAAATATCGGACACGATCAGGGACGATCTTGATTTTACCGGGCTTTTTGCATACATCGACAAGAATGCCCATATAGAAACCGCGTCCCAGCCGTTCAATCCGAAAAACTGGACCCCCCTGGGTGCGGAGGCAGTGGTGAAGGGGTCTGCAAGGGAAGGGCAGGAGATCGTCGTATCCGTGACGCTGTATGATGTGTTCGAAGGGAAAGAGATACTGCGGAAAGAGTACAAGGCAGCGAAAGGACTGATCAGGCCGGTTTCCCATGCAATCGCAAACGATATTTACCATGCGCTTACCGGGGAAGCGGGGATCTTCAGGTCGAGAATCGCGTTTGTGGGAGACACGAAGGGCGAGAAGTCGCTTTACCTCATGGACTGGGACGGGCACAGGGTGACGAAGACAGGGTTGCAGGGGAATATCATCCTCTCTCCCCGCTGGGCCCGCGACGGCTCAAGGCTTCTCTATTCCCTCGAAAGAAATAGACAATGGGGAATATATTTGTTAGACTTTACCAGCATGGTTGAGAGGAAGGTCTTCTCAGCGAAAGGCACCAATATGGCCGGAGATTTTTATCCGGATGGCAATGATATTATCATTTCGTCTTCACGGGACGGAACCCCGGACCTCTATTCCGTTGAAATAAAGAGCGGCGCGGCGACAAAGCTTACATCATCCTATGGCATCGATGTGTCACCGTCGTTTTCTCCTGACGGAAGATATATCGCGTTTGTTTCGGACAGAGGCGGAAGCCCCCAGGTCTACACGATGCGCAGGGACGGCACAGAGGTGAAGAGGGTTACCTTTGAAGGCGCATATAACACGTCGCCTGCCTGGTCGCCGAAAGGCGACAAGCTTGTGTTTTCGGGAAGGCGGGGAACAAACCAGATATTTACTGTGAGCCCCGACGGCACTGACTTAATGCAGCTGACGACCAGCGGGAACAATGAGGAGCCCTCGTTCTCTCCGGACGGAAGGTATATCACTTTTTCCTCTGACCGTGACGGAATGAAGGGCGTCTATATAATGAGGGCAAACGGGGAATCGCAGAAAAGAGTTATATCAAGAAGTATCAGGGCCTATAATCCGAGGTGGTCTCCGAAATAG
- a CDS encoding cell envelope integrity protein TolA — MRGPSLQKTAIISLALHMTAFLIGFLVLRQTNHVIIPPPYTVSLVSPDMQTNAGTKAIAEKSKEAEKIALPPEPAKTARRDTDAEKALIEKKISAIAAKKKIEKIARLRSVISLKAAGTKSPSHSGTPPAPQGKSTMFDDYYAKITREIWQQWVYPDTGKKTVEAIVAVRILKDGTALVQNIEKSSGNALFDRSALKALAKASPLSPPPYEMEIGVRFSP, encoded by the coding sequence ATGAGGGGACCCAGCCTCCAGAAAACGGCCATAATATCCCTTGCCCTCCACATGACCGCATTCCTCATCGGGTTTCTTGTCTTGCGACAGACAAATCATGTGATCATCCCGCCTCCCTATACGGTCAGCCTTGTCAGTCCTGACATGCAGACCAACGCCGGGACAAAGGCAATCGCCGAAAAGAGCAAAGAGGCCGAAAAAATTGCATTGCCGCCGGAACCTGCAAAGACAGCCCGCAGGGACACGGACGCGGAAAAGGCATTGATCGAGAAAAAAATATCTGCCATCGCCGCAAAGAAGAAGATCGAAAAGATCGCCAGGCTGCGTTCCGTGATATCCCTGAAAGCTGCAGGGACCAAAAGCCCGAGCCATTCAGGTACCCCGCCTGCGCCCCAGGGAAAGAGCACCATGTTCGATGACTACTACGCCAAAATCACCAGGGAGATCTGGCAGCAGTGGGTATATCCGGATACCGGGAAAAAGACCGTCGAGGCGATCGTCGCGGTGAGGATACTGAAAGACGGGACAGCCCTTGTGCAGAACATTGAGAAAAGCTCAGGGAACGCGCTCTTTGACAGGTCTGCACTGAAGGCATTGGCAAAGGCAAGCCCGCTTTCCCCTCCTCCCTATGAAATGGAAATCGGCGTAAGGTTTTCCCCATGA
- the tolR gene encoding protein TolR produces MKFNRERNVLSEINVTPFVDVMLVLLVIFMVTAPLLQQGIDVNLPKAKGKDLPPEERITLIVKKGGVIYMNDNPVSLQEMRRKLEALSKLNPNVFLKADKDVQYGFVVEVMGEIKDAGIEKLGMITEPKISLK; encoded by the coding sequence ATGAAATTCAACAGGGAACGGAACGTGCTCTCTGAGATAAACGTTACCCCGTTCGTTGATGTGATGCTCGTGCTTCTGGTCATCTTCATGGTAACCGCCCCCCTGCTTCAGCAGGGAATCGATGTGAACCTTCCCAAGGCGAAGGGCAAGGATCTTCCCCCGGAGGAAAGGATAACCCTCATCGTCAAGAAGGGAGGGGTTATCTATATGAACGACAACCCTGTTTCCCTGCAGGAGATGAGAAGGAAACTTGAAGCCCTCAGCAAGCTCAATCCGAATGTCTTTTTGAAAGCTGACAAAGATGTGCAGTACGGGTTTGTGGTGGAGGTAATGGGAGAGATAAAGGATGCGGGCATAGAAAAGCTTGGTATGATTACGGAGCCAAAAATCAGTCTTAAATGA
- the tolQ gene encoding protein TolQ, protein MKDSAIQLILQAGYVVKVVMLILLFFSIVSWAIIFFKQRYFSRANKETEQFLRAYRSSRDAKGLYQATKSLMISPIANLFKAVYSDEIRKEKRDTKRLLKRYGALESAKLEKYLNFLATTGSTTPFIGLFGTVWGIMNSFRNIGSAGAASLAVVAPGIAEALIATAAGLAAAIPAVIAYNYYLSMARRMIIEMEDFSEELLDFFTGDSA, encoded by the coding sequence ATGAAAGATTCTGCCATTCAGCTGATCCTGCAGGCGGGGTATGTGGTGAAGGTGGTGATGCTCATCCTCCTGTTTTTCTCCATAGTATCCTGGGCGATCATCTTCTTTAAACAGAGATATTTTTCGCGGGCGAATAAAGAGACAGAACAGTTCCTGCGGGCGTACAGGTCGAGCAGGGATGCAAAGGGACTGTATCAGGCGACGAAAAGCCTTATGATCAGTCCGATCGCGAACCTTTTCAAGGCGGTATATTCAGACGAAATCAGGAAGGAAAAGAGGGATACGAAGCGCCTCCTGAAACGGTACGGAGCCCTCGAATCCGCAAAGCTCGAGAAGTATCTGAACTTCCTTGCGACGACCGGCTCAACAACGCCCTTTATCGGCCTGTTCGGCACCGTCTGGGGCATCATGAATTCTTTCAGGAACATCGGGTCAGCCGGAGCTGCATCACTTGCGGTCGTTGCGCCAGGCATCGCAGAGGCCCTCATCGCAACCGCAGCCGGACTTGCAGCCGCCATCCCTGCGGTTATCGCCTACAACTACTACCTCAGCATGGCGAGGCGGATGATCATCGAGATGGAGGACTTTTCTGAGGAACTGCTCGATTTCTTTACCGGGGACAGCGCATGA
- a CDS encoding PAS domain-containing sensor histidine kinase has protein sequence MKIEECQIYEAVKNSLPVGFMLVDEAGMIIDFNAQAELITGFSKSEVLGESHLEMFHGTTDREACPLFRFALDKKQQTAAAETNIKQKNGEVITILASIAPIFDEDRNFIGGVEIFRDITEIKKLERERNNILPMFAHDMKNPVITVSGFLSRLIAGKVGSLTEPQLNYLHMMKDELTKIEDLISDFLEFSRFEATQYRPLKSAFNIEEAINHQIEIIKHEADKKNIRISFEYPENLIPVISVDGKMIERVITNLFDNAIKYSPGGSSITVKLADWNLEVLVQMIDTGIGISAEHIPYIFDAFFRVHRDSEGSGLGLSIAKAIVEAHGGKIWVKSQTGKGCTFSFTLPKNKG, from the coding sequence ATGAAAATTGAAGAATGTCAAATTTATGAGGCAGTGAAAAACAGTCTTCCTGTGGGGTTTATGCTGGTTGATGAGGCAGGTATGATTATCGACTTCAATGCTCAGGCCGAGTTAATCACTGGCTTCTCAAAAAGCGAGGTGCTTGGTGAATCTCACCTCGAGATGTTCCATGGCACAACCGACAGGGAGGCCTGTCCGCTCTTTCGGTTTGCTCTTGATAAAAAGCAACAGACAGCTGCAGCAGAGACAAATATAAAGCAAAAGAACGGTGAAGTAATCACTATCCTTGCCTCAATAGCACCTATTTTTGATGAAGATAGGAATTTTATCGGAGGCGTTGAAATATTCAGAGATATTACAGAAATCAAGAAGCTGGAAAGAGAACGGAATAATATTCTTCCCATGTTTGCTCATGATATGAAAAATCCTGTTATTACGGTGAGCGGGTTTTTATCAAGATTGATTGCAGGCAAAGTGGGTTCGCTTACAGAACCCCAGTTAAATTATCTGCACATGATGAAAGATGAGCTCACAAAAATTGAAGACTTGATAAGCGATTTCCTTGAATTTTCCCGTTTTGAGGCGACGCAATACAGACCCCTGAAAAGTGCATTTAACATAGAAGAAGCCATAAACCATCAGATAGAAATAATTAAACATGAGGCAGATAAGAAAAACATCCGAATCTCTTTTGAATATCCCGAGAATTTGATCCCCGTGATTAGCGTTGACGGAAAAATGATAGAAAGGGTTATCACAAATTTATTTGATAATGCAATCAAATACTCCCCGGGCGGTTCCTCAATTACAGTTAAACTTGCTGACTGGAATCTGGAAGTTCTGGTACAGATGATTGATACGGGGATTGGTATATCTGCAGAACACATTCCTTATATCTTTGATGCCTTTTTCCGTGTTCACAGAGACTCAGAAGGCTCGGGTCTCGGACTTTCCATCGCTAAGGCGATTGTTGAAGCACACGGTGGGAAGATATGGGTAAAAAGTCAGACGGGAAAGGGATGCACTTTCAGCTTCACCCTGCCAAAAAATAAAGGATAA
- a CDS encoding bifunctional diguanylate cyclase/phosphodiesterase produces MTDTNKTKRQLINELAELRHRFTEFKESAEEELDRTHNDFELEMNVRTAELKKRTGELLEEKAFTENVLNALKDIFFVFDLEGRFLRWNKAMNDVSGYSDEEISSMKPTAFFLKEDVQQIEEAINRITKEGYASIEASAVTKDGRQIPYAFIGSILKDFKGNPLGICGIARDITERKMFEEKIKYYISYDFLTELPNRALFLDHLKASMAKARRKKDYKFAVIIINIDNFRKIIKSLNHVAGDQLLIEVANRLKKHVRPYDGVSRFEYDAVSRIGGDEFAVLLADIKTVRNVISVTERLHNLLKVPININSHIVNITASFGIVISTPEYTNPEDILRDADTALYRAKKLGKGCYVIFDEIMHTQAVSYLQLESSMQQAIQKNQFLLNYQPIVLCETNEIAGFEALLRWDSPERGLVAPNEIIPIAEETGLIIPIGRWVLHEACRQMREWHRLFPAYSHLTISVNISIKQFTVDLVKMTKQILSTTGLNPDCLKLEITESVIINNPEIAAKVFSKLMAMNIKIQIDDFGTGFSSLSYLHKFLFDNLKIDKSFVQSMCTNKPTMEIVKTIITMAHNMKMKVIAEGVETIGQLEELRKLKCDYYQGYWFSKPLGWQDAEALIATNIQ; encoded by the coding sequence ATGACTGATACAAATAAGACAAAAAGGCAGCTTATTAATGAATTGGCGGAACTGCGTCACCGTTTTACCGAGTTCAAAGAATCAGCAGAAGAAGAACTGGATCGGACACATAACGACTTTGAATTAGAGATGAATGTTCGAACTGCCGAACTGAAAAAACGAACGGGGGAGTTACTGGAGGAAAAGGCATTTACTGAAAATGTATTGAATGCTCTCAAAGATATATTCTTTGTTTTTGATCTGGAGGGCAGATTTCTCAGATGGAACAAGGCAATGAATGATGTCTCAGGATATAGCGACGAGGAAATATCCTCAATGAAACCGACCGCGTTTTTCCTCAAGGAGGACGTTCAGCAAATTGAGGAAGCTATCAACAGAATAACAAAGGAAGGCTATGCCAGCATTGAGGCTTCAGCCGTTACCAAAGACGGGAGGCAAATCCCCTATGCATTTATTGGCAGTATATTAAAGGATTTTAAAGGTAACCCATTGGGTATTTGCGGAATTGCCAGGGATATCACCGAACGCAAGATGTTCGAAGAAAAAATAAAATATTATATCTCTTATGATTTTCTCACTGAACTGCCTAACCGGGCTCTGTTTTTAGACCATCTCAAAGCATCAATGGCCAAAGCAAGAAGAAAAAAGGATTATAAGTTTGCTGTTATCATCATTAACATCGACAATTTCAGGAAAATCATTAAAAGCTTGAACCATGTTGCCGGGGATCAACTGCTGATAGAAGTGGCAAACAGATTGAAAAAGCACGTACGTCCTTATGATGGAGTATCAAGGTTCGAATATGATGCGGTTTCACGCATTGGAGGAGATGAATTTGCGGTTTTGTTGGCAGACATCAAGACGGTCAGGAATGTGATAAGTGTGACTGAACGCCTTCACAACCTGCTCAAAGTTCCCATAAACATAAACAGCCATATTGTAAATATCACGGCAAGTTTCGGGATCGTCATAAGTACGCCGGAGTATACAAATCCCGAAGATATTCTTCGGGATGCTGACACCGCCTTGTACAGGGCCAAAAAGCTTGGCAAGGGATGCTATGTGATATTTGATGAAATCATGCACACCCAGGCAGTCTCGTATTTGCAGTTGGAAAGCAGCATGCAGCAGGCAATTCAAAAAAATCAGTTTCTGCTAAATTATCAGCCTATAGTTTTGTGTGAGACTAACGAAATTGCAGGATTTGAAGCCCTCCTGCGATGGGATTCTCCGGAGAGGGGCCTGGTTGCCCCGAATGAGATCATTCCGATAGCCGAGGAAACAGGCTTAATCATCCCTATCGGCAGATGGGTTCTTCATGAAGCATGCAGGCAGATGCGTGAATGGCACAGGCTTTTCCCTGCATATTCACACTTAACAATAAGCGTAAATATCTCCATCAAACAGTTTACAGTCGACCTCGTGAAGATGACAAAACAGATTCTGAGCACAACCGGTCTCAATCCAGACTGTCTGAAACTGGAAATTACTGAAAGCGTTATCATAAACAATCCTGAAATTGCTGCTAAAGTGTTTTCAAAGTTAATGGCAATGAATATAAAGATCCAGATCGATGATTTTGGGACCGGTTTCTCCTCTTTAAGCTATCTTCACAAATTCTTGTTCGATAATCTCAAGATTGACAAGTCTTTTGTACAGTCTATGTGTACCAACAAACCGACAATGGAAATCGTCAAAACTATTATTACAATGGCTCATAACATGAAAATGAAGGTGATTGCAGAAGGGGTTGAAACAATTGGGCAACTCGAAGAATTGAGAAAATTGAAATGTGATTATTATCAGGGCTACTGGTTCTCAAAACCTTTGGGCTGGCAAGATGCTGAAGCATTGATAGCAACGAATATTCAGTAA
- a CDS encoding iron-sulfur cluster assembly scaffold protein: MKFPYSEIVLEHFRHPRNVGQIEDADGKATEGSPSCGDMVSVYIKVDPESKTISDIKFESYGCASNIATGSIITELAKGKTLDEARKINWKTASEALGGLPKIKAHCSVLAVEGLRSAIQNYEERHGLVREKKPTTEDEIHRRLRKVMNPLSGLDLERTNLVKEVQLKDGSVRIAIDLPPDHQFSNSIREEIREKIEPLWDIKEVVIDFIA; the protein is encoded by the coding sequence ATGAAATTTCCTTACAGTGAAATAGTGCTGGAACATTTTCGCCACCCGCGAAACGTAGGACAAATCGAGGATGCCGATGGGAAAGCGACTGAAGGGAGTCCTTCCTGCGGAGACATGGTGTCCGTCTATATAAAAGTTGATCCTGAGAGCAAAACTATCAGTGACATCAAATTTGAATCTTACGGCTGTGCATCAAATATTGCGACCGGATCTATCATCACTGAACTTGCAAAGGGAAAAACGCTTGATGAAGCCAGGAAGATCAACTGGAAGACTGCTTCGGAAGCGCTTGGAGGCTTGCCAAAAATAAAAGCCCACTGTTCTGTGCTCGCGGTGGAGGGGTTGCGTTCAGCAATACAGAACTACGAGGAGCGCCATGGACTGGTCAGGGAGAAAAAACCGACAACGGAAGACGAAATACACAGGCGACTCAGGAAGGTGATGAATCCGTTGTCAGGGCTTGATTTGGAGCGGACCAACCTGGTAAAGGAAGTACAGTTGAAGGATGGCAGCGTTCGTATAGCGATAGACCTGCCTCCCGATCATCAGTTTTCCAATTCGATCAGGGAGGAGATCAGGGAAAAGATTGAGCCCCTCTGGGATATCAAAGAGGTTGTGATTGATTTCATTGCTTGA